One genomic segment of Deinococcus sp. LM3 includes these proteins:
- a CDS encoding isochorismatase family protein, translating into MIPRLPSYPMPDPVSFPATRVAWTPDASRAALLVHDLQVYFLDFYDPALPPVPELLRNVSRLIARCRELGIPVVYTAQPGDQRPEDRALLTDFWGTGLRDDPAQTRVHPQVAPQPGDTVLTKWRYSAFKRTPLEGQLRAWGRDQLLVCGVYAHIGCLLTAAEAFMLDVQPFLIGDAVADFSEAEHRQALTYAANRCAQVTGTDDALRALGGQAWIEGRVRGQIAALLGVDPQDLHGDDDLLMLGLDSVRLMLLTEDWQRDGRRVSYADVAARPTLNAIMDALNAAAPMPEPTPVPESV; encoded by the coding sequence ATGATTCCCAGACTGCCCAGCTACCCCATGCCCGACCCCGTCTCCTTCCCCGCCACCCGCGTCGCCTGGACGCCGGACGCCTCGCGGGCCGCGCTGCTGGTCCACGACCTCCAGGTGTACTTCCTGGACTTCTACGACCCGGCGCTGCCGCCCGTGCCGGAGTTGCTGCGCAACGTGTCGCGCCTGATCGCCCGCTGCCGCGAGCTGGGCATCCCGGTCGTGTACACCGCGCAGCCCGGCGATCAGCGCCCCGAGGACCGCGCCCTCCTGACCGACTTCTGGGGCACGGGTCTGCGGGACGACCCCGCGCAGACCCGCGTGCACCCGCAGGTCGCGCCGCAACCCGGCGACACGGTGCTGACCAAGTGGCGGTACAGCGCCTTCAAGCGCACGCCGCTGGAGGGTCAATTGCGCGCCTGGGGCCGCGATCAACTGCTGGTGTGCGGCGTGTACGCGCACATCGGGTGCCTGCTCACGGCGGCCGAGGCGTTCATGCTGGACGTGCAGCCCTTCCTGATCGGGGACGCCGTGGCCGACTTCAGCGAGGCCGAACACCGACAGGCCCTGACCTACGCGGCGAACCGCTGCGCGCAGGTGACCGGCACGGACGACGCCCTGCGCGCCCTGGGCGGCCAGGCCTGGATAGAGGGGCGTGTGCGCGGGCAGATCGCGGCCCTGCTGGGCGTGGATCCGCAGGACCTGCACGGTGACGACGACCTGCTGATGCTGGGCCTGGACTCGGTGCGCCTGATGCTGCTGACCGAGGACTGGCAGCGCGACGGCCGGCGCGTGTCGTACGCGGACGTGGCGGCCCGGCCCACCCTGAACGCGATCATGGACGCCCTGAACGCCGCTGCGCCCATGCCCGAGCCCACGCCCGTCCCGGAGTCCGTGTGA
- a CDS encoding condensation domain-containing protein — MTLTAPPAPPVPRALPLTQAQLGLWAEEREQPGGTLNHVAETLDLCGPLDPVRLRAALSDTLREVPALHVRFRDDGQRVRQLLGPVTPRAPQEHDLSGHPDPDARAQAITGALLDAPLDLPGGELYRHALLRLGPDHLRWVFVTHHIALDGYGMHLLLERLAAGYRQEACAPFDPLDAAILEDGAYQASPDRARDRAALNAVYSDLPFEPAPLLTRGLKRGHRAGHDLPPTLVRDLRAGADRLGVGWPDALFALSAAFWHAHTGERATLIAAPVMLRLGSAAARVPCMIMNLLPLRVNVTPNDSLRVLAAQVREARTQAQPHARYRYEHLWADLNGRRLFGPEVNVLPFAAPPDLGPGLRVTARTLASGPVEDLALTFSGWAGTLHLSVDGHPDLYTPAQVGGLCDRLIRGLDLALRDPDAPLPPLLREHA; from the coding sequence GTGACCCTGACCGCCCCCCCCGCGCCGCCCGTTCCGCGCGCGCTGCCGCTCACGCAGGCGCAACTGGGCCTGTGGGCCGAGGAACGCGAGCAGCCCGGCGGCACCCTGAACCACGTGGCCGAGACGCTCGACCTGTGCGGCCCCCTGGACCCGGTGCGGCTGCGCGCGGCGCTGAGTGACACGCTGCGCGAGGTGCCGGCGCTGCACGTCCGTTTCCGGGACGACGGGCAGCGGGTCCGGCAACTGCTCGGGCCGGTCACGCCCCGCGCGCCGCAGGAACACGACCTGAGCGGCCACCCCGACCCGGACGCCCGGGCGCAGGCCATCACGGGCGCGCTGCTGGACGCGCCGCTGGACCTGCCGGGCGGCGAACTGTACCGTCACGCGCTGCTGCGCCTCGGGCCGGACCACCTGCGCTGGGTGTTCGTCACGCACCACATCGCCCTGGACGGCTACGGGATGCACCTGCTGCTGGAGCGACTGGCCGCCGGGTACCGGCAGGAGGCCTGCGCGCCCTTCGACCCGCTGGACGCCGCCATTCTGGAGGACGGCGCGTACCAGGCGTCCCCGGACCGCGCCCGCGACCGCGCCGCCCTGAACGCCGTGTACTCCGACCTGCCCTTCGAGCCCGCGCCGCTGCTCACGCGCGGCCTGAAACGCGGCCACCGCGCCGGACACGACCTGCCCCCCACGCTGGTCCGCGACCTGCGCGCCGGGGCCGACCGGCTGGGCGTGGGCTGGCCGGACGCGCTGTTCGCGCTGAGCGCCGCGTTCTGGCACGCCCACACCGGCGAGCGCGCCACGCTGATCGCCGCGCCCGTCATGCTGCGCCTGGGCAGCGCCGCCGCCCGCGTGCCCTGCATGATCATGAACCTGCTGCCGCTGCGTGTGAACGTCACCCCGAACGACTCCCTGCGCGTCCTGGCCGCCCAGGTCCGCGAGGCCCGCACCCAGGCGCAACCGCACGCCCGCTACCGCTACGAGCACCTGTGGGCGGACCTGAACGGCCGCCGCCTGTTCGGCCCGGAAGTCAACGTCCTGCCTTTCGCCGCCCCGCCGGACCTCGGCCCCGGCCTGCGCGTCACGGCGCGCACGCTGGCATCCGGGCCGGTCGAGGACCTCGCCCTGACCTTCAGCGGCTGGGCCGGCACCCTGCACCTGAGCGTGGACGGCCACCCGGACCTGTACACCCCCGCGCAGGTGGGTGGCCTGTGCGACCGGCTGATCCGGGGGCTGGACCTCGCCCTGCGCGACCCGGACGCCCCACTGCCCCCCCTGCTGCGGGAGCACGCATGA
- the dhbA gene encoding 2,3-dihydro-2,3-dihydroxybenzoate dehydrogenase, which produces MIADPTPPDGWTGRVALVTGAAQGIGAAVTRLLAARGVQVMAADIQTIPPELRALPGVHAAPLDVTDPADVERVVARTEHDLGPTDFLVNVAGILRPGLLSDLSLEDWHRTFAVNTTGPFLVSRAAARSMQARGRGAIVTVGSNAAHVPRHGMGAYAASKAAATHLMRCLALELAPHGVRCNVVSPGSTDTAMQRQLWTDPAAPQRVIRGDLDTARLGIPLGRIADPDDIARAALFLLSDDARHITMQHLTVDGGATLGA; this is translated from the coding sequence ATGATTGCCGACCCGACACCCCCGGACGGCTGGACTGGCCGGGTCGCACTCGTCACCGGAGCCGCGCAGGGCATCGGCGCGGCCGTCACGCGCCTGCTCGCCGCGCGGGGCGTGCAGGTCATGGCCGCCGACATCCAGACTATCCCGCCCGAACTGCGCGCCCTGCCCGGCGTGCACGCCGCGCCGCTGGACGTGACCGATCCCGCCGACGTCGAACGCGTCGTGGCCCGCACGGAACACGACCTGGGCCCCACCGATTTCCTGGTGAACGTGGCGGGCATCCTGCGGCCGGGCCTGCTGAGCGACCTGAGCCTGGAGGACTGGCACCGCACTTTCGCCGTGAACACCACCGGCCCCTTCCTGGTGTCCCGCGCCGCCGCGCGCTCCATGCAGGCGCGCGGGCGCGGCGCGATCGTCACGGTCGGCTCGAACGCCGCGCACGTCCCCCGCCACGGCATGGGCGCCTACGCCGCCAGCAAGGCCGCCGCCACCCACCTGATGCGCTGCCTCGCGCTGGAACTCGCGCCGCACGGCGTGCGCTGCAACGTCGTGTCACCCGGCTCGACCGACACCGCCATGCAGCGCCAGCTGTGGACCGACCCCGCCGCCCCGCAGCGCGTCATCCGGGGTGACCTCGACACGGCCCGGCTCGGCATTCCGCTGGGCCGCATCGCCGACCCCGACGACATTGCCCGCGCCGCGCTGTTCCTGCTCTCGGACGACGCGCGGCACATCACCATGCAGCACCTCACCGTGGACGGCGGCGCGACCCTGGGCGCCTGA
- a CDS encoding diguanylate cyclase → MNVLIVDDSALMRAMLTQALAPTGASVRAPGTLDEARAALGMTGGDPAGVDVLLLDLIMPGTDGLTFLRELRGHPHLEDLSVIMVTAVQEEEQLDAAFQAGATDYVTKPIRPAALCARTTSAARLTRALRSRREREAELLVLNGRLNALNDQLELLSQTDALTGIANRRAFDAQYGHALALHARSQLPVTLLMIDIDHFKGFNDALGHPAGDACLQQVARTLRACAPRSTDLVARYGGEEFAALLLDTDREGGETVAARIQEALAALRLPHPRHPLGFVTVSVGVAEAADLSGPDMQAGVTLKDAADRALYQAKASGRNRAETWPAGRTLA, encoded by the coding sequence ATGAACGTACTGATCGTCGACGACAGCGCCCTGATGCGCGCCATGCTCACGCAGGCCCTCGCGCCGACCGGCGCGTCCGTCCGCGCGCCCGGCACGCTGGACGAGGCCCGCGCCGCCCTCGGCATGACCGGCGGCGACCCGGCAGGGGTGGACGTGCTGCTGCTCGACCTGATCATGCCCGGCACGGACGGCCTGACGTTCCTGCGCGAACTGCGCGGCCACCCGCACCTGGAGGACCTGAGCGTGATCATGGTGACGGCCGTGCAGGAAGAGGAGCAGCTGGACGCGGCCTTCCAGGCGGGCGCGACCGATTACGTCACCAAACCGATCCGCCCGGCGGCGCTGTGCGCCCGCACGACCAGCGCCGCCCGCCTGACCCGCGCGCTGCGCTCCCGGCGCGAGCGGGAGGCGGAACTGCTGGTCCTGAACGGCCGCCTGAACGCCCTGAACGATCAGCTGGAACTGCTGTCCCAGACCGACGCCCTGACCGGCATCGCCAACCGCCGCGCCTTCGACGCGCAGTACGGGCACGCGCTGGCGCTGCACGCGCGCAGCCAGCTGCCCGTGACGCTCCTGATGATCGACATCGACCACTTCAAGGGCTTCAACGACGCGCTCGGCCACCCGGCCGGGGACGCCTGCCTGCAACAGGTGGCGCGCACCCTGCGGGCCTGCGCGCCGCGCAGCACGGACCTCGTGGCCCGCTACGGCGGCGAGGAATTCGCGGCGCTGCTGCTCGACACGGACCGCGAGGGCGGCGAGACGGTCGCGGCGCGGATCCAGGAGGCGCTCGCGGCGCTGCGGCTGCCGCACCCGCGTCACCCGCTGGGGTTCGTGACGGTCAGCGTGGGTGTGGCCGAGGCCGCCGACCTGAGCGGCCCCGACATGCAGGCCGGCGTGACCCTCAAGGACGCGGCGGACCGGGCGCTGTACCAAGCCAAGGCGTCCGGCCGGAACCGCGCCGAGACCTGGCCTGCCGGCCGCACGTTGGCCTGA
- a CDS encoding Hpt domain-containing protein — MTLDPHDFLPLFAQETASQLGALEAALHALEDRPDDAGALRSAFQAAHSIKGGAAMLELHALHALMGAFEDLLHHLRDQPGGTGAWLPDAFTARDLILAQLADLRPGAPTPPEVAQLILNLRGHTRPAAAPTADSGVAPTAAPTPLPGPLPGPLPGPLPAPAAEPGLPQAPPAAAVMDVSVLAADSTGEHLRALGFTVQVATGVVPFTGQRLGVVSARLAPGALDAGWPAAHLSVLSESAPVRAAWAARGLHVTARPVRAARDTVPDAWRAASLQGRPE, encoded by the coding sequence GTGACCCTCGACCCACACGACTTCCTGCCGCTGTTCGCGCAGGAGACCGCCTCGCAACTCGGGGCGCTGGAGGCCGCGCTGCACGCCCTGGAGGACCGCCCGGACGACGCCGGGGCGCTGCGCTCAGCGTTCCAGGCGGCGCACTCCATCAAGGGCGGCGCGGCCATGCTGGAACTGCACGCCCTGCACGCCCTGATGGGCGCCTTCGAGGACCTGCTGCACCACCTGCGCGACCAGCCGGGAGGGACCGGGGCGTGGCTGCCGGACGCCTTCACGGCCCGCGACCTGATCCTGGCGCAGCTGGCCGACCTGCGCCCCGGCGCGCCCACCCCGCCGGAGGTCGCGCAGCTGATCCTGAACCTGCGCGGCCACACGCGCCCCGCAGCGGCTCCCACGGCGGACAGCGGGGTCGCCCCCACGGCCGCCCCCACCCCGCTGCCCGGCCCGCTGCCCGGCCCGCTGCCCGGCCCGCTGCCCGCCCCGGCGGCGGAACCCGGCCTCCCGCAGGCGCCGCCCGCAGCGGCCGTGATGGACGTCAGCGTCCTGGCGGCCGACTCGACCGGCGAGCACCTGCGCGCGCTGGGATTCACGGTGCAGGTCGCCACCGGGGTCGTGCCGTTCACCGGGCAGCGGCTGGGCGTGGTGTCGGCGCGGCTGGCGCCGGGGGCGCTGGACGCCGGGTGGCCCGCCGCGCACCTGAGCGTCCTGAGCGAATCGGCCCCCGTACGGGCGGCGTGGGCGGCGCGGGGCCTGCACGTCACGGCGCGTCCGGTCCGCGCGGCGCGTGATACCGTGCCGGACGCCTGGAGGGCCGCCTCCCTTCAGGGGAGGCCGGAATGA
- a CDS encoding chemotaxis protein CheB, with amino-acid sequence MTNGPGTNGAGTNGPGLTVLVATDPQRRLEGARLLPTPRLLTVSVMGALAYLEREGLRGATLLLTPPLPDLDLEQVRGRARTLGVRLIMVGGAPLPGVLSAPDLAAAAALCRVPVLMSAAPVPAAVTAAVTAATTTAPARTGARLTLIGASTGGPRLLATLLRDLSPVGAVVVAQHISAGFGPNLTQWLGTLTGAPVGTASDGLPLQAGHVYVAPDGHHVEVSGGALRVRPGRPGQEHLPSIDALFVSACSHRGPVTAALLTGMGSDGALGLAQLHRAGATTLVQTPQSATVPSMPQQALARVQPSGVLDPDALRAALRRLA; translated from the coding sequence GTGACGAACGGGCCGGGGACAAACGGGGCCGGGACGAACGGGCCGGGCCTGACCGTGCTGGTCGCCACCGACCCGCAGCGGCGACTGGAGGGCGCGCGGCTGCTGCCCACGCCCCGGCTGCTGACCGTGTCCGTGATGGGGGCGCTGGCGTACCTGGAACGCGAGGGGCTGCGCGGCGCGACGCTGCTGCTGACGCCGCCGCTACCGGACCTGGATCTCGAGCAGGTGCGCGGGCGGGCGCGGACGCTGGGCGTGCGCCTGATCATGGTGGGCGGCGCGCCGCTGCCGGGCGTGCTGAGCGCCCCGGACCTCGCGGCGGCGGCGGCGCTGTGCCGCGTGCCGGTCCTGATGAGCGCCGCGCCGGTCCCGGCGGCGGTGACTGCTGCGGTGACTGCTGCGACCACCACCGCGCCCGCCCGGACCGGCGCGCGCCTGACGCTGATCGGCGCGAGTACCGGCGGGCCGCGCCTGCTGGCGACGCTGCTGCGGGACCTGAGCCCGGTGGGCGCGGTGGTGGTCGCGCAGCACATCTCGGCGGGGTTCGGGCCGAACCTCACGCAGTGGCTGGGCACCCTGACGGGCGCGCCGGTCGGCACGGCCAGCGACGGCCTGCCACTTCAGGCGGGGCACGTGTACGTCGCGCCGGACGGGCATCACGTCGAGGTCAGTGGCGGGGCGCTGCGCGTCCGGCCGGGCCGTCCCGGTCAGGAGCACCTGCCGTCCATCGACGCGCTGTTCGTGTCGGCCTGCTCACACCGGGGGCCGGTCACGGCGGCGCTGCTGACCGGCATGGGCAGTGACGGCGCGCTGGGGCTGGCGCAGCTGCACCGCGCCGGGGCGACCACGCTGGTGCAGACGCCGCAGAGCGCGACCGTGCCGTCCATGCCGCAGCAGGCACTGGCGCGCGTGCAGCCCAGCGGCGTCCTCGACCCGGACGCCCTGCGCGCCGCGCTGCGGAGGCTGGCGTGA